A stretch of DNA from Candidatus Pseudomonas phytovorans:
GTTCACGTCGGCCCACTGCTGGCGCTGCACCGAAACATAGAGGGCGCGACCCAGGTCGTCGAGGTTGTTTTCTACCCGGTAGGTCTGGCCATCGATGACCAGCGTGGTGCCGGCAATTTCGTCCTTGAGCAGCTCGCGCTCCTGGCGGTTGGCGCGGTACTCGATGCTCTGGTTCAGGCGCAGGTTGGTGTCCTGATCGGCCTGAGCGATGGAGGGGAGAGAAAGCGGGAGATAAAGCAGAAGCAGGTAATGCAGGCGTGAAGGCTGGGGCATTGCTCGGCTCTCGGGGTGCCTTGAAATAGCAGCAATCAGGGCCGCAATGCGGCCCTGATGCACTTAACTGACCAGCATCAAGCGGGTCGGCTTACTTCTTCACGCCACCGAAGGCGGTATCGTAGTTGCGGTCGGCGAACTTGGCGATACCGGCCAGGGAGGCAGTAGCGCCGGCGCCGAAGAAGCTACCTTGGGTAGTACCCACAGACAGCTGCGCGTTATTGGCAGGATTCGAGGCTTTGGAAGTACCCGAGAAGGATGCATTAGTCTTGTCGATGGTGGCATCGACAGTGACTCTCAGCGCGCTATTGCCGACATAACCCGTGAGTTTCGGCGCTGCAGCACCAAAGGTTGCATTCATCTCACCCGACATCATGTTGGCACCGGAGTAGTTGCTGATGCCCTGCACTGCATAGGCAACATTGGTGGTCGGCAGTACTCGCCCGGCGGTGTCGCCAGAGTAGTAGACGACACGGGTCGGGTCGTTGTTGGTGCCGTTCTGCGACCATTCGCCGAAGTAGACCTGCTGGGTGGAAACCTGCTTGAAGTCGAAGTTGCCGAGGGCAGAGTGCGAAGGCGGCATCATGGCTGGGGTAATGGTGGTTACGCCATTGGTATCAGCAGCAACCATGTTCTTGAGCCCGCTGAAACCAACTTTTGCACCACCGTAAAATGCCGTCACACCCACGGCTGGCGCGCCCGCTTCACCTGGGTGATTGGTAGAGTTGCCTTGGGAACCACCCACTACGATGGAGCCCGTGTAGCTCTGCCCCGAGGACACGTCAGCCTGCGCAATGCCAGCCAGGCCCAGGAGTGCAACTGCAAGTACGGAAACATTGAACGCTTTCATTTCATAATCCATTGATAAGTTAATAGTATCCAACACAAAAGCACGTCCGACTTTCGGCGCTTTCACCCGTCCATAGTCATTCCACCTTAGAAGTTTGCAGTCAAACCGATTTTCAATGTTCGCCCCGGCGCGGGCATGGCCGAACGCGTGAGGGGGTCCAGGTAATAAAGATTGCTCAGATTGGTGCCGACCAACTCGACACTGACGTCGTCCGTCACTTTGTAATTGACATACGCGTCATACGTCACAATGTCATCCCAAGACAACGGCGTATTCAGGTAATACGAAACCATGGGATTGCCGCTGTAGTTGTTATGAAATTTGCTGTCGTGCCCCTTGTAATAAATGACACGCCCACCGACTTCCAGGCGTCGATCCAGGAACCGTGCCCCCAAGGCCAGGTTGGCAGACCATTCAGGCATGGCCATGCCCACCAGATAACCACCGAGAAAACCATCATCGACGCAATTAGCGATGCCGCCGGTAGCATCAAGTTGCATGGCCGAGTTTTCATCGCACACTTTGTTTTTAAGCACATGCGCCACGCTCAGGTCGGTAAAGAAACCGCCATTGTCGTACCTGCCTTGCAACTCGATACCTGCTGTCGTTTGCTTGTCCACATTGGAGAACACCAGTTGCGGGCTGCGCTCGATGACGTTATCCGTGGTGTTGTGATAGTAGGTAAGCTTGACATCCGCTTGTTCACTGCCGAGCCAACCACTCAGATTGTGAATGTAGGCCACTTCATAGTTATGGGCGTGTTCCGGCTCCAGTTGCCAAGGCGTCAGCGATGCAGAAAAGCCAACGGTACTTTCAAACATGCTCGGATAACGAATCGCTTCGCTGTAACGCAAGTAGAACCGGCCATTTTCCGAGGTAAAGAACGTAGCCGAGAGGTTGGGCACCCAACCCTGGTCCCTACGATGCTTTGCCGAGGTGTCCTCGATTTGATTGACCAGATTGCCTTCACTGTCTACAGCATCTGCAGCACCGCTATACAAATTTGGGGTACAGCCATAGATATCTGCCGTGGCCGCAGCCTCGAGGCACGGGTTATTACTCCGCTGGTACCGCCCTTTTCCGTCATGTGCCCAGTGTGCCCTGTGCTCGGTCTCTACCGAGCGTGGTGTATCGCGTTCAGTCGCTTCAATGGCTGCCTGCTTCTGCTCCTCGGTAAAGCCAAACATGTCCCACATCCATGCGTCCCCCGCGATGCTCTCATCCACTGCTGCACGCCACTCTTCCTGGGACAAGTCTCTGCGCGTGTAATAGATGAGCTCTTTGCCGGTTGCCACAGTCTGGGTGGTCACACCGGTGTCGCGCTGCCGCTTACTGAGAAAGTCGTCGAACGACCAGTACGAGGAATAACGCCCGCCTGCGGTGAACCGTGCAAAGGAGACCGGCTGCCAATCAAAGTTGAAGTTGTACTCCTGCTCCTCGCGTCGCCCTGCCCTTGGAAACAGTCGAGTTGCCCCTAACGTGCTCGGGTCCAACATGCCGTCACCCGAACTCAGTTTTTCATGCTGGTAACTGCCCCCCAACGTCAGGTCCAGGCTGTCCAGCAGCTTGAGCTTGTTGCTGACCGTGAGGCCGGCGCGGTCATGCTTGGCATTGGCCACAGCCGTATTGCGAAACTCGCGGTTCTGCGCCGTCGTTTCGTTGGGCACGCCACCCGAGCTATAGGTATCGCTGACCGTTCGCGTCATCCACAAGTTGGAGTAGAAGTCGACCCAACGGTTGTCGTCCGGGTTGAGCTTGTACTCGACGTTATAGGCCTTGCTGTCCACATGGCTCAGCGGCCACTGCGGCACACCATAGTTCGCGGCATCGTAAGTACTGCCCGGGGTGAAGAAGGAAATGCGCGACGGCAGGATCTCGCCATATAACGAGTCGGTGGCGCGATAGCCAAACTCCAGGCTCTGACCTTCGTCGATTTTCCAGGTGGCCTTGCCCAGCCACGACTCCATCTTGCTGGAGCTGTTGGGCACTTCGTCGCCGGGTTTGTAGATACGGGCAAGGTTCGGCACATAGTCCCATTTGCCGTCGACCAGTTCGCCGCTGGAGTAATAACTGCTCTTTTTCTTGCCGGCGTAGTGATTGCCTTTTTCCCGATACGCATAGGCGCCCATCAGGTCGAAATGCTCCTGACGGGTACCCAGTGCCAGTCGATAGGCCTTGTCGTCGCTCGACAACAAGTCGTTACTGCTACTGGTGCGTGGGTGCTTGTACAGCGACGGGTCGTAGTAGGAGTTGATCGGGATGTACTGGTAGTCCGCACCCGGCATCTGCCCGGTCATCAAGGTTGGCAGCTTCGGCGACACCGAGTTGTTGCTACCCTCGATCTTGAACTCGCCGCCGAACTCCTCGCCTTCCTTGAGAATGTCATCGACGCTCAGGGTGTTGGCCACCACCGCACCGCCAACGCCGCTGTAGACGTTGCGCTCCAGATTCGGCCCCTTGATCACCTTGATCGAACCGATCAGGTTAGGGTCGATGTAGTTGCGGTTGTTGGCGCCCATGTAACCGCGGTACACGGTCAGCGCCTGCTCGGTGCCGTCGATGGTCAGCGGTACCCGGCCAGGGCCCTGGATGCCGCGTACGTTCGGGTCCAGCGCGCCACTGTTGCGGGCATCGCCGCTGTACACGTTGAGCATGCCCTTGAACACGTCGGCTGGCGCAGCGCCTTTGTAGCGCTCGATCTGCTCCTTGCCGGCGTAGACGGTGGAGATGTCCTGATCGTAGATGTCGCTGTAGCCCTTTTCGTCCCGGGTGCGGCCATCGCGCTGGCTGTAGACGTAGGTTGGGTGCAGGTCGTCATTGCCGGCACTGGTGGCCGATTGCAGGTGAATGACCGGGCGCTCGGCACCGCCGCTGAGGCTGAAGCTGACCGGCAGGCCGCTGAGCAGTTGCTGCAGCGCGCCTTCCAAAGAGTAGCGGCCCTGCACCGGGTTGGCGTACAGGCCGGCGAAGGCATCACCCGTGAGGTAGAGCTCGGCGCCCGCCTGGCGTGCCAGCTGCAGCATGGCATCTTCAAGTGCCCCACCCTTCACATCAAACTGATGGTACTGGCCGCCCTGGCTGCGCGCAGCGGCAGCGGGGTCGGTGGCGGCCATGGCTGGCAGTACCGGCGTGGCGCTGCAGCAAGCCAACAGTGCCAGCTGAATTCCCAGGCTCAGCTTTCCACGTTG
This window harbors:
- a CDS encoding TonB-dependent receptor, encoding MSKGASGRFAHQRGKLSLGIQLALLACCSATPVLPAMAATDPAAAARSQGGQYHQFDVKGGALEDAMLQLARQAGAELYLTGDAFAGLYANPVQGRYSLEGALQQLLSGLPVSFSLSGGAERPVIHLQSATSAGNDDLHPTYVYSQRDGRTRDEKGYSDIYDQDISTVYAGKEQIERYKGAAPADVFKGMLNVYSGDARNSGALDPNVRGIQGPGRVPLTIDGTEQALTVYRGYMGANNRNYIDPNLIGSIKVIKGPNLERNVYSGVGGAVVANTLSVDDILKEGEEFGGEFKIEGSNNSVSPKLPTLMTGQMPGADYQYIPINSYYDPSLYKHPRTSSSNDLLSSDDKAYRLALGTRQEHFDLMGAYAYREKGNHYAGKKKSSYYSSGELVDGKWDYVPNLARIYKPGDEVPNSSSKMESWLGKATWKIDEGQSLEFGYRATDSLYGEILPSRISFFTPGSTYDAANYGVPQWPLSHVDSKAYNVEYKLNPDDNRWVDFYSNLWMTRTVSDTYSSGGVPNETTAQNREFRNTAVANAKHDRAGLTVSNKLKLLDSLDLTLGGSYQHEKLSSGDGMLDPSTLGATRLFPRAGRREEQEYNFNFDWQPVSFARFTAGGRYSSYWSFDDFLSKRQRDTGVTTQTVATGKELIYYTRRDLSQEEWRAAVDESIAGDAWMWDMFGFTEEQKQAAIEATERDTPRSVETEHRAHWAHDGKGRYQRSNNPCLEAAATADIYGCTPNLYSGAADAVDSEGNLVNQIEDTSAKHRRDQGWVPNLSATFFTSENGRFYLRYSEAIRYPSMFESTVGFSASLTPWQLEPEHAHNYEVAYIHNLSGWLGSEQADVKLTYYHNTTDNVIERSPQLVFSNVDKQTTAGIELQGRYDNGGFFTDLSVAHVLKNKVCDENSAMQLDATGGIANCVDDGFLGGYLVGMAMPEWSANLALGARFLDRRLEVGGRVIYYKGHDSKFHNNYSGNPMVSYYLNTPLSWDDIVTYDAYVNYKVTDDVSVELVGTNLSNLYYLDPLTRSAMPAPGRTLKIGLTANF